One stretch of Glycine soja cultivar W05 chromosome 7, ASM419377v2, whole genome shotgun sequence DNA includes these proteins:
- the LOC114418415 gene encoding dihydroneopterin aldolase 2-like isoform X1, whose translation MWMLHRVHFVRSTTLANMESEALIWGDKLILKGLSFHGFHGALPEERKLGQKFVVDVDAWMDLKAAGKSDHLSDTISYTDIYDIAKEILEGSPQNLLESVAQKIAVTTLTNHKQISAVRVKVEKPHVAVQGPLDYLGVEILRRRSDLSE comes from the exons ATGTGGATGCTGCATCGTGTGCATTTTGTGCGTTCCACAACCCTAG CAAATATGGAATCTGAAGCACTGATATGGGGTGACAAACTCATACTGAAGGGATTGTCATTCCATGGTTTTCATGGAGCACTACCGGAAGAAAGGAAGCTAGGCCAGAAGTTCGTGGTAGATGTTGATGCATGGATGGATCTGAAAGCAGCTGGCAAATCTGATCACTTATCAGATACAATTAGTTACACAGATATATATGA TATAGCTAAGGAAATTCTTGAAGGGTCACCTCAAAACCTTCTGGAGTCAGTGGCACAAAAAATTGCAGTGACTACTCTGACAAATCATAAGCAAATATCTGCTGTTCGAGTGAAGGTTGAAAAGCCTCATGTGGCAGTTCAAGGTCCACTTGATTACTTAGGCGTTGAGATACTTAGACGCAGAAGCGATTTGTCAGAATAG
- the LOC114418415 gene encoding dihydroneopterin aldolase 1-like isoform X2 produces MESEALIWGDKLILKGLSFHGFHGALPEERKLGQKFVVDVDAWMDLKAAGKSDHLSDTISYTDIYDIAKEILEGSPQNLLESVAQKIAVTTLTNHKQISAVRVKVEKPHVAVQGPLDYLGVEILRRRSDLSE; encoded by the exons ATGGAATCTGAAGCACTGATATGGGGTGACAAACTCATACTGAAGGGATTGTCATTCCATGGTTTTCATGGAGCACTACCGGAAGAAAGGAAGCTAGGCCAGAAGTTCGTGGTAGATGTTGATGCATGGATGGATCTGAAAGCAGCTGGCAAATCTGATCACTTATCAGATACAATTAGTTACACAGATATATATGA TATAGCTAAGGAAATTCTTGAAGGGTCACCTCAAAACCTTCTGGAGTCAGTGGCACAAAAAATTGCAGTGACTACTCTGACAAATCATAAGCAAATATCTGCTGTTCGAGTGAAGGTTGAAAAGCCTCATGTGGCAGTTCAAGGTCCACTTGATTACTTAGGCGTTGAGATACTTAGACGCAGAAGCGATTTGTCAGAATAG